In Spirochaetota bacterium, a single window of DNA contains:
- a CDS encoding AAA family ATPase produces the protein MPRRRVRRYPLNNLIDVQYSMLDESVRKPVTYYVLNLLKELQPNEQLLTLSMECLSMDDRMELIEKVFPKETRFPEDDFERNYYTDALDVVNSSSGLANVFIQALLDSFSMVKWSAVQKVLVKLLEKEYGLLSDNKNDLDERIAKLSEFFMLNPSDCAVLKILVISLGSRDSILKSILTEISYHEMQRRIAIATTIPLTVVKRVLSKTGILYTTRIIESISPDGYEYITLSSEIIEFLFDIEPVDILERYVKFDTGTTFPIHDFAVMPHDIKIVSTLLQSKKPCNILLYGKPGTGKTQFARSIVAYSNRKLFFLSTIIRNDTSKMESLSMRLMAITIALKIAEKNDAVLIIDEADSILNTESYFGFGDNGDKSKINDILDTSRIQSIWITNKIELIPDSTLRRFHYSISFKQFTEKQRMSLWHSMLGKSILKNIIKDDVLYTLCHKYTVNAAGIGMSIEAVEAMYTNHSIADDEVIPVLETLLQRHTELTGTHNETLLHPLTKQYDVSLCNADTDLQAIVAAVKSFYDKKIDNITMSFLLWGPSGTGKTEFVKYLAQQTARKLIVKRASDIFSMYVGQTEKLIRAAFEEAKEENAILFIDEADTFFIARENAQRSWEVSFVNEMLIQMENFGGVLICSTNMLKLLDTAVMRRFTFKIRFNPVKLSMRVMLYERYFVSDSNPLTLQQKKRIEAIEGLTPGHIKAVYQKALLTDLLNDHDHIIDQLENEVRYMNKQKKMKIGFNA, from the coding sequence ATGCCTAGAAGGCGAGTTCGTCGTTATCCCCTGAACAATTTAATTGATGTCCAGTATTCTATGCTGGATGAGTCCGTGCGAAAGCCCGTAACGTATTATGTGTTGAATTTATTGAAGGAATTACAACCCAACGAACAATTGCTGACACTGAGTATGGAATGCTTGAGCATGGACGATAGAATGGAATTAATTGAAAAAGTATTCCCGAAAGAGACAAGATTTCCGGAAGATGATTTTGAACGTAATTATTATACTGATGCACTTGATGTTGTGAATAGCTCTTCTGGACTAGCAAATGTATTTATTCAGGCTCTCTTGGATAGTTTTAGCATGGTTAAATGGAGTGCAGTACAGAAGGTTTTAGTTAAATTACTTGAAAAAGAATATGGATTGCTCTCTGACAACAAAAATGATTTAGATGAGCGCATTGCAAAGCTTTCTGAATTTTTTATGCTCAACCCCAGCGATTGCGCAGTATTAAAGATATTGGTTATATCACTAGGATCACGAGATAGTATTTTGAAATCAATTTTAACCGAGATCAGTTACCATGAAATGCAACGCCGAATTGCAATAGCCACTACTATACCATTAACAGTTGTAAAGAGGGTATTATCCAAGACAGGGATTCTTTACACAACACGTATAATTGAATCAATAAGTCCAGATGGGTATGAGTATATCACCCTTTCAAGTGAGATTATAGAATTTTTATTTGATATAGAACCAGTAGATATACTGGAAAGATATGTAAAATTTGATACAGGAACAACATTCCCGATTCACGATTTTGCTGTGATGCCTCATGATATAAAGATTGTCAGCACACTTCTTCAAAGCAAGAAACCCTGCAATATCCTTTTATATGGCAAACCAGGGACAGGGAAAACTCAGTTTGCTCGCAGTATTGTAGCGTATAGCAATCGCAAGTTGTTTTTCCTTTCCACAATCATTCGGAACGATACCAGCAAGATGGAAAGCTTGAGCATGCGACTAATGGCAATAACTATCGCACTTAAAATAGCAGAAAAAAATGATGCAGTGCTCATAATTGATGAAGCAGATAGCATACTTAACACTGAATCATATTTTGGTTTTGGAGATAACGGCGATAAAAGCAAGATTAATGATATTCTTGATACAAGCAGAATTCAAAGTATCTGGATAACAAATAAAATAGAACTAATCCCTGATTCAACGTTGCGCAGATTTCACTACAGTATATCGTTTAAACAATTTACTGAAAAGCAGCGTATGTCACTATGGCATAGTATGCTTGGTAAAAGCATATTGAAAAACATTATAAAGGATGATGTTTTATATACATTGTGCCATAAGTATACTGTAAATGCTGCAGGAATAGGGATGAGCATAGAAGCAGTTGAAGCTATGTATACAAATCATTCAATTGCTGATGATGAGGTTATTCCTGTACTTGAAACGTTATTGCAGCGCCATACAGAGCTTACTGGCACACACAATGAAACATTACTGCATCCTTTAACAAAGCAATACGATGTATCACTGTGCAATGCAGATACAGATTTGCAAGCGATAGTAGCTGCGGTAAAGAGTTTTTATGATAAAAAAATTGACAACATCACTATGTCATTTTTGTTGTGGGGTCCAAGTGGCACAGGCAAAACTGAGTTTGTAAAATATTTAGCACAACAAACGGCAAGAAAGCTTATAGTAAAACGAGCATCAGATATTTTTAGCATGTATGTGGGACAAACTGAAAAGCTTATCCGCGCTGCATTTGAAGAAGCCAAGGAAGAAAATGCCATACTGTTTATAGATGAAGCTGATACATTCTTTATAGCCAGAGAAAATGCACAGCGATCATGGGAAGTTTCATTTGTCAATGAGATGCTGATACAAATGGAAAATTTTGGCGGCGTGCTGATATGTTCTACCAACATGCTTAAGCTTTTAGATACAGCAGTTATGCGGCGTTTTACCTTTAAAATTAGGTTTAATCCTGTTAAGCTGTCAATGCGTGTAATGCTGTATGAACGCTATTTTGTAAGCGATAGCAACCCGCTTACATTGCAACAAAAGAAAAGAATTGAAGCTATAGAAGGGCTTACCCCTGGTCACATAAAGGCGGTGTACCAAAAAGCATTGCTTACTGATTTGCTGAACGATCACGATCACATCATAGACCAGTTGGAAAATGAAGTGCGGTATATGAATAAGCAAAAAAAGATGAAGATTGGTTTTAATGCATAG